The DNA sequence GAGGAGTACGAGAAGCGGGTGTATGTGCTGCCGAAGCAGCTCGATGAAGAGGTCGCACGCCTGCACCTGGACAAGATTGGCGCAACAATGACCACGTTGACACCCAAGCAGGCCGAGTACATCGGCGTTCAGCAGGATGGTCCCTACAAACCGGACTACTACCGTTATTGACGCCGACATCGCGACACGCCCTAAGCAGCATCCGGCGCAAACCGACGGGCGAGGCATTCGGTCCGCGCCCGACCCCGGAGTTCGGAATCGGGGATCCATGGAGTCACAACAACACTACGAAAAGGTTTTCAGCGTCGAGTTCTTCCCACCGCGATCACCGGACTCCGAGGAGAAACTGCAACGGACCCGCGAACGACTGACCACGGAACTCGGGCCCCGCTTTTTCTCGGTTACGTTTGGCGCAGGCGGCTCGACGAGGGATAAGACGCTCGAGACGGTGCTCGAAATCGCCGGCTCGGGTTGCGCCGCGGCGCCGCATATTTCCGGGATCGGTGCCGACCGCGAGCAGGTACGGACGATCATCGAAACCTACCGTGAAAATGGCGTCCGTCACGTGGTGGCGCTCCGGGGGGATATCCCCTCAGGTGTCCGTCACGGGGGCGATTTTCGCTATGCGCGCGATCTCGTTCAATTCATCCGCGAGGAGACCGGCGATCATTTCCATATCGATGTGGCGGCCTACCCCGAATTCCACCCCGAGGCGCTGAGTGCCGGTGACGACCTGGAACACTTTCGCCAGAAGGTCGAGGCGGGCGCGAACAGCGCGATAACGCAATACTTCTACAACGCCGAAGCGTACTTCCGTTTCATCGACAGCTGCGAAACCATGAGCCTCGATCTGCCGGTCGTCCCCGGCATCATGCCCATCGTCAACTTCAAGCAACTAGCCAGGTTCTCGGATAGCTGCGGGGCGGAGATCCCTCGATGGCTGCGATGGCGGCTGGAGGATTTCGGTGGAGACACCGAGTCTCTCAGGGCCTTCGGCACGGACGTCGTGACCAAACTGTGTGACGACCTTCTGGCCGCGGGCGCGCCCGGACTGCATTTCTACACGATGAACCTGGCGTTGCCCACCATCGCCATCTGGAAAAACCTCGGCCTGGATGTCAGGAACCCGGGCAGCGAGACAGCCTGAACTCCCTACCGAAATCCGCACCAATCCGGCATGCGCACCCCACGCGTCTACGTCGACGATGAACTCGAGTCAGATCTGCCGTACCGTCTGGACTCACGCACGCAGCACCATCTGGTCCGCGTACTACGCCTGAAACCGGGAACACGGATCCGGGTATTCAATGGATGCGGGATCGAACGATACGCCGTTGTCACTCAGGCCGATCGACGCGGCGTCTCGGTGAACCCGGGTGAACGGGTCCACGTGCATGCCGAATCCACGCTGCATACCGCGATTCTGCAGGCGGTACTTCGTGGGGACCGCATGGATTTTGCGCTGCAGAAGACCGTGGAACTTGGGGTTAATCACATCCGGCCCGTGTGGACAGAGAATTCGGAGAAACCCTTAGCCGGAGAGCGGCTCGAGCGCAAGCGCAGACATTGGCTCGGTGTGGTCGTCAGTGCGTGCGAGCAGTGTGGCAGATCCAGTCTGCCCCGACTGTATCCCCCCCTAACGTTGACCGAGGCACTGGCCGCCAACACGGTCGAGAATGCATTCGTACTGGATCCGGTCGCCCCGGCAGGATTTCCGGTCACGGCAGACCCACTGGAACGATTGACGGTGGCCTGCGGTCCCGAGAGCGGCCTGAGCCGGAACGAAATCGAACGATGCACAGAAGCGGGATTCCGGAGTGTGCGTCTGGGACCCAGGACGCTGAGGGCAGAGACGGCGGGTATTGCCGCGCTGGCGGCCGCCCAGACCCTGTGGGGCGACTTCCGGACCCGTGTCCCTGATATTCCTGACCCCGGATCGGGCGACCCCAGGTAAGGCGATTTCTGTCGAATGACATACCATCCTGCTTGTCTTTTCGTCCGTCCTCTGTGTTGCGACAACCGTTACATAGCTCGACTATGCGCCTGTTGTCGCGCCTTGATGACGGACGAAAATCCGGCGCAATCCGGTATGCCATTTTCCGGCAATCGCCTAAACCTTCCATGGATACTACCCGGTTGCTGACTGGATCCCCCGTTCCACGCTCGCCAGTTCCGGGATAATCCCCGGCTGCCCTGCAACCAGGACGTTGCGGGCGACGAATTCGTTTGGCTCCGCGGAGTCGTCGTCGACCGGCTCGACGCGCTCGGCATCGAGGACCATCGGCCGGGGGATCCCTTGCAGTTCCAGGGCATAGAACCGCAGGTCGCCGATCCCTTCCAGACCGTAAACTACGACAGTGGCCGGGGTGTCGCCAGACGGACCCGACTCGCGTCCGCACAGGGTCTCGTAGGAAATCAGGGGAATCCTGATCCCTCGCCACTCTATCGATCCGACCAACCAGGCAAGATCGTTACCCGATGGCTCGGGCTCCACGCCCTGCAGAACCTCTGCGACGTTTGCATGCGGAAGGACGAGATTGAACCCCCGCATTGGCAGGAGAAGTGAGCTAACCCGATCGCTTGATTCGGCCATGGTGTTGAGGTCCTGTTGCCGGCGCAGTCCCGTGGGCGATTGGTCGCTTCGATGATCCGCGGGCGCGCGAAGCCTGCCCACGTTCAGGCCCTAGAGAAACTCCCTGATGGAACCGAGCAGATCGCTCTCCTGATAGGGTTTGCCAAGGTACTTGTTGACGCCGATGTTCTCCGCGCGCTGCCTGTGTTTCTGGCCGGTTCGCGAGGTGATCATGATGATCGGGATATCCTTCAGGTCTGGATTGTTTCGTACGTGCGTCGCGAGTTCGTACCCGTCCATACGAGGCATTTCGATATCCATCAGCATGAGATCGGGTTTCTGCTCCTGAAGTTGGTTAACCGCATCGACGCCATCCTTCGCGCTCATCACGACGAAGTTGTTACGCTCGAGCATGCGTGAGGTGACCTTTCGAATGGTAATGGAATCGTCGATCACCATGATCGTCTGAACCGTGGAAACGACTGGCGGTCTCTCGGTCGTATAGTCGAAATTGACCCCTGCCCCGACACGCACCAACCCGGTGACATCGAGAATCAGCACGACGCGTCCGTCACCGAGGATAGTCGCACCGGAGATTCCCCTGGCCTTGCTGATCTGGGGACCCAGCGGTTTCACGACGATCTCGCGATTTCCCATCAGGCCGTCGATCTGCAGACCAGCCCTGAAATCGCCGGACCTGACCAGGAGCACGGGATACATCCGCGACCGGTCGTGCAGATCCGGTTGCGACAGACCGAGCACGGTCCCGAGATACTTCAGTTCGTAGGCATTGCCGGCGTACTCGTAGATCGCGCCTTCCTGCTCGTAGCGATCGCTGAGATCCTCGGCACTGACACTGACGATTCCCTCGATGCTCGTCAGCGGAACGGCGAACACATCCTCGCCCAACTGAACCAGCAGGGCCTGATTGATGGCCAGGGTAAAGGGAAGACGCACGGTGAAGACCGTGCCGACGCCCCGAGTAGAGTCGATGCCAAGATTGCCGTTCAGCTGCTTGATCTCGCTGACGACGACATCCATGCCAACGCCGCGTCCCGCGATCTGTGTCACCTCTCCGGCCGTGCTGAATCCGGACTCGAGGATCAACTGCATGACGTCGTGATTGGACAGCTTGTCGCTGTCGCCGATCAACCCCTGTTTGTATGCCTTCGTGCGTACGGCTTCCAGATCGATACCTGCGCCGTCGTCCGCTACACGGACGACCACCTCGGCGCCGTCCCGGTCGATGCCGATCCGGATATTGCCGGTTTCCGGCTTTCCGGACTGTCTGCGCTTTTCCGGCAGCTCCAGTCCGTGGGATATTGAGTTTCGGATCATGTGCTCGAGCGGGGCCACCATCCTGTCGAGGACGGAACGGTCCAGTTCGTTGGTTTCGCCCATGATGTGCACATCGACCTTCTTTCCCAGTTCGTGCGCTGTCTGCCTGGCAACGCGACGCAGCCGTGGCGCCAGACCCGCGAACTGCACCATGCGGGTTCGCATCAGACCCTCTTGCAGATCGGTGCTGACCCTCGATTGTTGCAGCAACAACTTTTCCGAGTCACGGACGACGTCGCGCAGCATATCCTTGATACTGACCAGGTCGTTGACACTCTCGCCCAGCGACCGCGACAACTGTTGCAGCATCGAGTAACGATCCATTTCCAGGGGATCGAAGTCCTCGCCGTGAGCAGATTTCCCGGGATCCCGGTCGTAGCGATAGAGGATCTGCGCCTCAGTCGCGATATCCACCTGCCTCAGCTGCCGGCGCAGCCGCTCCACGGTTTGTTCGAGTTCGCCGAGGTTGAAGCCGAAGGATAAGATCTGCTGCTCCAACCGCGAGTGGTAGATGTTGACCTCGCCGGCGTTGTTCACCAGATTGTCCAGCAGGTCCGACTTGACACGTATGACTTCCTGCGGCGCGGCTGGCTGCTTCGGCACGCCGGCGACCGCGAGCGCCGGGGCTTCGGCGAGTGCCGGTGCGACCTCCACCTCCGGGGCCGGTTCTTCCCCTCGCAGACGCGCAATTTCCTCGATCATACCGGTAGCCGGGTAGACCGGCTGGCCCTGCCTCGCCTGATCAAGCATATCCCCGATAGCGTCGAACGCCCCATGCAGCAAGCCAAACATTTCAGAGTTGCCCGAAAGGCGTCCCTCGACAACCTCAACGATCATGGACTCCAGCGAGTGACTCAGCTCGCCAATACTCCTGGGGTAACTGGCCATGCGCGCGCTACCCTTGAGCGTATGTAACTGACGCTGCAGTTCGGTGACTGCGTCGCGGTCATCGATATTCTCCGCCCAGGTGTTCAGGGCCCGGTCTCCGGCCTCCATGAGGTCTGCCGCCTCTTCGAGAAACAGCTCGGCCAGCTCCTGATCCTGTTCGCTGGGCTTGTCGGGCATCGGGCCCTGCACTTCGGCGAGTTCTGTTTCTCCGCGTAACGCTGCGATCTCCGCAATCAGTGTTGTATCCGCATGGACCGGCTGGTGCCGGCGCGCCTGGTCGAGCATGTCGCTGATACGGTCGAAGGAGCGATGCATCATGTCGAACATTTCCCGACTGCCCGACAGGCGACCCTCGCTCACCTTGATAACCATGGATTCCAGCGCATGGCTCAGGTCGCCGATGCTCTTGGGGTAACCGGCCATCCGGGCGCCGCCCTTGAGCGTATGTAGCTGACGCTGCAGTTCCGTGACCGCCTCGCGGTCGGCGGTGTTGGCCGACCAGGTCTGCAGGGCCCGATCCCCGGCTTCCATGACATCGTTTGCTTCCTCCAGGAACAGCTCGGCCAATTCCTGATCCTGCTCGCCGGGCATATCCCACACGCCTGGTGCCGCGGCCGCGGGAACCACGGCTTCCTCCGGGACCTCGATCCCCGTCAAAACCTCCTTTTCTTCCAGGGGAGGTGCCACTGCTTCCGCCAGCCGAGGTTCCACCGCTTCTTCCGACGGAGGCGCCACCACGGCTTCCTGCGACCGAATCATCTCCTCGGCCATGGTATCGATCCGTATGCGCAGCTCCTCGTCAACCGGCACGCCGACCGGGTTCTCCTTGAGCAGGGCCAACACCCTGCCGACCTCGGCCGCGGTTGCCGCAACCAACTCAAAGGCGGATTCGTCCACCGTTGAATAGGTTTGCCTTCTCGCCTGCAGGTAGGCCTCCAGGGGGCTGCACAGCTCGTGAATCGCGGGGACACCGGTCGCTCTGGCACTGCCATTCAGGGTATGTACAGCCCGCAAGAGCTCATCGCTCAGCGGCAACCTCGCACGCTGCCTTGCACTCGCCTGAACAAGGGAATCGAAGTCTCGCTGGTGCTGGGTGGCCTCTGTCAGAAAGATATCCAGCAGCTCGGTATCGAAAGCGCTTTCGTCCGCCTCCGTGACCTCGACTTTCTCCGCACCGGCTTCCGGTACCTCAACAATCGGTTCGGACTTGCCCCTGGCCTTTGTCTTGCCTTTCTCGCCCTTGGCCTTGCTCCCAACCGGCTCAGCTTCTTCAGCAGCAGCCGGCTCGGGGATCTCCACCTGCGATTCGCCGAGATCCATCGCCTCGGTGCCGAGTACCTCTTCCAGGGTCTCCCACGTCTTTTCTGCCTGCGGAGGAACCTCCGCCCTTGTCTCAGTCTCCTCCGCGACCGTAACGGCCGCTCGTTCCGGCACAGGCGTCCCCGGCCTGCTCAGTGCGTGCGCCACCGCCATCATGTAGAAAACGTCTTTGTCCGGTTTGCCCCGCCCCTTGATCTGTTCGACGAGTTGTGGAAACACCTCGACCGCGTCGGCGAGCACTTCCAACAATTCGGGACCCGGTGCGGCGGTATTGTCAAGCACCCGATTTATCAGGTTTTCGAAGGCCCAGGAGAACTCCGCAATGACACCGGCCCCGATCATTCGACCACTGCCCTTGAGCGTATGGAACATACGTCGAATGGTCACCATGGTCTCGCTGTCGTCGGTGTTGCGGCGCCATTGCGGGAACAACTCGACGACCTGCCCCACGACTTCGTCGGCCTCCTCGAGGAAAATCTCCAGAATCTCTTCGTCGGCCCCCTCCTCGAGCACCACGAGGTCGCGATACTCGTCCCCGGGGGCGCCAGCGACCGCCGGTTCCCCGGCAAACGGTTCCTGCGCCTGGACGAGCAGGTCGTTGTCCACCGCCGCGGGGCGAAATACAACGGTCTCCCCGGCTTCCTCCGCGAGATTGGCGATGTCGTCCAGGGCCTCGATCAACCCGGACGAGAGATCAGTAGCCGACTCCTCAGCCTCGTGGACCCGGGGCGCAGCAGACCGGACCGGGTACCCCAGTCGCGCCATGCCGATTTCGCCGGGTTCCAGTATAGCGTCGATACTGCGGCCCTGTTTCTTCAGGGACTCGACAAAGTACTCCGCGCTGGAAACGGCGTCGGCAAGGTGTTCGAGCGCCAGTGGATCCGGTATTTCCTCCCCTTGCAATATGCGCTCGTTGACATAGTCTCGAATGGATTTCATCAGGGGTGCCGCAGCCTGCGCGTTCGCCATGACGAGTGCACCCGACAGCGAGTTCAGTAGCGCCGGTACGTCGTTCAGTCGCTGGTGCTGATCGGGCGCAGAGATGTATTCGATAATTGCTTCCTTGATCACCTCGAAGTCCTGCAGGACCTCGCCGACCAAGGTCTCACGCAGCTTGAGCACCTCGGCGAATGGCAACACACCAGTGCTGAAGGCGCTGTCGTCGGCCTCCCCCTGAGACGGGCGAAATGAGACGTAATCATCCAGCGCGCTTTCGACGTTGATCACCACGGTCGCCATGTTCATGATCGCGATTTCACTCGAATCGCTTTCGCCGCTGACGATCCGGTTGACAATATCCGCCTGGTTCATGACCTTGTCGCGCGCGGTCTCCAGACCGAGCATACCCAGCGTATCGGCGATGCGGTGCAGCCGCATGATGACCGCGTCGAGTTCCCCGGTATTCTTCTGCCCGTGGGCAAGAAATATCTCGAGGTTGTCCTTGACCTCCGCGAGATCCTCACGCACGGCATCCGACACCGCGGCCAGGACCTCGACACCGGGGCCGGAGAGACGCTCCCGGACCTTTTCCAGCTCCCGTTCATCTGGCAGGACCTGATTCAGGGAGAACTGCGTCTTGATCGCGGATACGAAACGACCCCGGTCTTCGGCCTGCGCAACGTAGTAGAGGAGGTTCTTGAGCAGATCCTCGTGTTGCTCGCCACCGATCTCGACCTCACCGGCATCGATCAGTTGCTTGATCTCTCGATCCACACGTCCGAGGAGGTTTTTGACCGTCACGCTCGCCTCAAGACCATTGAGCGCCAGCGCCTCGATCAGCGCACTGCTGGCCGCCCACAGCCGTCTCGCCGCCGCTGTCGCGACATCTCGGTAGAGCCGCGCCGTAACGGTCAGCATCCTGGCCAGATTTCCCTTGGCGTCGTATCCCTTGAACCACCCCAGAAGGCCGACCTGAAACGCCTGCCGCAATGCCGGCAGGTCACCCCGGACGTCACCGATCGATCCGGTGTCGATCTCCGGATCGACATCGGCAAGTTCGGGAAAGAACAGGACCTTCCCCGTCATCGGATCCGCGCCGCGGGCACTGCGCATGTCGTTGAGAATCGGTAACAAGACTACGGGCACATCCCGATTGCCCGCCTCGACATGATCGAGGTAGTCCTGCAGTTTCATGACGGACCCCAGAAGCTGCTCGAATGCCTCGTCACGCTGTTCGACCTTGCCCGCCTTGAGCGCAACAGTCAGATCCACGATCTCCCGCGACAGGATCGCGGCCCCCTTGACCTCGACCATCTGCAGCGTGCCGCTAGCCTGCCTGAGCAGGGCGACAACTTCATCGAGCCGGTAAACGTCGTGGTCTTCCTCGATGTAGTCCTGCAACGCCAGCCTGGCGTCCTTCAGGAGCCCATCGAGTTCCTTCTTGACCCAGATCAGTTTGTTGCCTTCGACACTCTGGCTTGCTTTCATCTGCTGCTACCTTTTCACACGGGTTCCAGGAGTCCGGACGGGCTCATGTCCCAAGTGTCGATCAGGCTGGAACCCGCCGTGGTACAAGATGTTCCGTTCCGTGCTCGTCGACCTCCATCGGCGATTCCTCGGCAAGAATCCGCATGTCGGCTTCCTCGGACTCCGGCAGCTTGAAGCCCGCAACCGATGCCTTCAGGTCCGTTGACAGCTTGGTGAGGACCCCGACCGATTCCGAGGTTTCGTTGGTTCCCGCCGACGTTTGCATCGTGATCTCCTGGATCACGTTCATCGTATTGGTGATATTCGCCGCTGAGGTGGCCTGCTGGCGGGCCGACTGGGAGATCGACTGGATCAGGTCCGACAACTCGGTCGAAACCCTCTCGATCTGCTGCAGCGACTCGCCCGCATCCTCGGCGAGCTTTGCACCGGCCACCACGTTGGCCGTGCTCTGCTCCATGGAGATGACCGCCTCGTTGGTGTCGGTCTGAATGGTCTTGACCAGAACCTCGATCTGTTTGGTCGCGTTACCGGCCCGTTCGGCGAGTCGCTGCACCTCGTCCGCCACCACCGCGAAACCGCGTCCAGCCTCACCGGCCGTGGCCGCCTGAATCGCGGCGTTCAGGGCAAGGATGTTCGTCTGGTCGGCGATTTCGTTGATGAGTCCAACGATGTCGCCGATCTCCTGGGAACTCTCGCCGAGCCGCTTGATGCGCTTGGAGGTCTCCTGAATCTGCTCGCGAATCGTACCCATACCGTCGATGGTGCGGCTCACCGCGCTCGTGCCGCCGTGGGCATAGTCCACCGCACGCTGCGCGACCTCGGCCGACGAGCCCGCGTTTCTCGACACCTGCTCTATCGAGTCGGCCATGTCGACCACGGCGGCGGACGCCGCCGCGATCTCGCGGGCTTGCGTGTTACTGGCTTCGGAGAGATTGGAGGTGATTTTCTGTGTGCGTTCAGCAGATCTCGATACCCGCTCCGAGCTATCGTTGATGGTCGCAACGAGATTTCTGAGCGCGTCGATGGAGAAGTTCACGGAGTCCGCGATCGCACCCGTAATATCCTCGGTAACGGTGGCGCGCGCGGTGAGGTCGCCGTCCGCCAGCGTTGCCATCTCGTCGAGCAGTCTGAGGATGGCCTGCTGGTTCCGGTTGTTCTGACCCGCGGACACTTCGGCACGAATTCGCGCACCGCGTACCAGCCGCCAGCTGATGAGAAGCAGGATGACTAGTGAGGCGGCGGCCAGGGCGCCGGCGACGTTCGTCAGCAGGTCGAGCCTCGACCCGTACGACCTGATGGCTGCTTCCAGGGACTGCGTGGTGCCCAGCATCAGGGCGCCCTGGGATTCGATGCTGCTGGCCGCGATATTGCTTTGGTCCAGACCCGCCGCAGACTCGATTATGCCTTCCGCCTGCTCCTTCACCACGGCATAGGCCACCGCCACCTCGCGCAACGCCTCGCGTGCACTGGCATTGGTCAGCTTCCTGATGCCCAGTTCCTCGCTCCCGTTGGCGAATCCCTCCAGCACTTGACCAAACAGTCTGGCGTCAGCACCGAAATCCTCGGCGGCCGTTGCGGACGCCTCGGTACCGGCAAGTACGCGATTGAGACTGTTCTCCATCCGCTGAGCGATCATCAGCTGGCGCGCGGCGATGTAGATCTGCTGCTGCGGCGCCTTGTTCTCGACCAGGACACTAACGACCTCGTCGGAAGTCTCCAGCAGGAAGGGCACGGTCTCCCGAATGATCTCCACATACTCGGCAACGGTCGAGATCGTTTCCTGACCATCCAGTATGGCATTGATACTTCTGCGGTAGGTCTGCCAGTCTCCATCAACCGCGTTCACCTGGCTCCGGATCTCGGCGGGCGCGGCGGATAGCCCGGCACCCTGGTCACCTTTCTTCATCTTGTCCTGCAGTGCATCGAAGGTGTCCCGCTCCTGTCTGAGCTGATCGAATGCCGCGCTCGTTCCCGAGGCGGCTTCCAGAGACAGGGTGGCCATACGCTGGGAAAGCAGCTGCTGTTCCGAGGCGATCGAGAGATACTCGCTCTCATGCTTTGCCTGTATGGTGATGTACACTGCGGCCACACCGACCACCGCGATCAACGCCACCAGAACGACGACGAGAAATATCGTTAACTTGTCACCACCGGTGGATACTTTCATGCTTTGTTTCTCCTGATCGACATGCTCGGGATTCGGACCGGGACAGGAATGCCCTGAAACCGACAAGACGGGTATTGCTGCGGGAACCTGCACCCACGGGTAGATCTCTCGCTACGACGTAAATTCCTTCCGGAGGTCGTCGATCCCCCGGAAGACAACGCGCCGCGAATCGGCGCGAACCGCATCCGCTCACACCGCCGCATCCAGAAAGGCCTCGCTGTACACCAGACTCATGAGACCAAAGACACCGAAATTTCCATCATCGGATGCGAATGACTGCTGAACGAAGGGCTGCAGCGCGGGTTCGAGCCCCGCGGGTGGGCCCCGGACCTCATCGGCCCAGAAATGATTCAGGCCCTGTACCGAATCCACCAGGAGTCCCGTGGAAATACCTTCCAGATCCACGACGATGACCCGCTGGTTCTTTGGATCAGCGGCCAGGGCGTTGCCGAACAACATCAACTGCAGGTCGATCACCGGCAGCAGGTTGCCACGCATGTTTGCGATACCCTTGACCCAGGTCTTGATATGCGGAATCTGGGAAAGTGAGGGTGGCGTAATCACCTCCTTCACCTCGGTCATGGGGGCGAGCAAGGTATGCTGGCGCAACTGGAACGCGATACCGACCCATTCCTCGCGCACCGCCTCCAGTATGGGCAGACCCGCAGCCAGCCGCATCGCCCTCTGCTGCATTCCGTAAAGCAACTCGATCACCTTGCGGCTCTCTGCGCTGGACATGATCGTCTCCGGTCAACCGGACAGTTGCGAACGAACGCTCTTCAGTAATTCCTTTTCCTTGACCGGTTTGACCAGATAGCCCTTCGCACCCTGCCGGCTCGCCCAGACCTTGTCGGTCGGCTGGTCCTTGGTTGTCACCATAATCACCGGAATGCGGGCTGTCTGGGGATCGTTGGAAAGCTGCCTGGTCGCCTGAAACCCGTTCAGGCCCGGCATGACAACGTCCATCAGGATCAGGTCGGGGACATCGTTGCGAGCCTTCTGAACGCCTTCCTCTCCGGACTCGGCAACCGCGATATCATATCCCGCCTTCTCGAGGATCTTCCTGAGCACGTGTATCTCGGTCGGGGAATCGTCAACGATCAGAATACGGGTCACTTTCTGCCTCCCGGTTACAGGTAAATTTTCACAGCTGCGCCCTCTCGGATCCCGTCTTGCCGTCCCGGCGCTCCGACCGGCAATTGAGCAAGTTACCGCTTGAGGTATTCCCTGATGGCACTCAACAGATCGTCCTTGCTAAATGGCTTGGTCAGGTACTGCTCGGACCCGACAATGCGCCCCCTCGCCTTATCAAAGATGCTGTCCTTGCTCGACAGCATGATGACGGGTGTACCCCTGAACTCACGATTGTTCTTGATCAGGGCGCAGGTCTGGTAACCGTCCAGACGCGGCATCATGATGTCGACGAATATCAGGTCCGGTTTGTGCTCGGCAATCTTCGACAACGCCTCGAAACCGTCGGTTGCGGTAATGACCTCGCAGCCCTGCTTTCTCAACAGCATCTCCGCAGTCTTGCGGATGGTCTTGCTGTCGTCGATGATCATCACCTTGACGCCGGCGAGATCCTCTGTCGCCATGTCTGCATTCGCGCTCACATCAGCCCCGATAGAGTGGAAAAGATCCGGAGAAATCCCGACCGCCAGACACAAGAAACCGCAATTCAGAGTTTGCTAATTCTTTAACGCACCTGACCCAAGAGGTCACGATCCGTGCCAACACGGAGGAAGCGGCTCATTAGTAGGAGAATATAGGACAATTACGAAGAAACGGCGACCGCCCGCAGTGCAAAGCGGATAAAATGACCTAATATTCCGACGTGGCCGACTCACACCGGCGCACCGTACCCGGAA is a window from the Gammaproteobacteria bacterium genome containing:
- a CDS encoding chemotaxis protein CheW, producing MSSAESRKVIELLYGMQQRAMRLAAGLPILEAVREEWVGIAFQLRQHTLLAPMTEVKEVITPPSLSQIPHIKTWVKGIANMRGNLLPVIDLQLMLFGNALAADPKNQRVIVVDLEGISTGLLVDSVQGLNHFWADEVRGPPAGLEPALQPFVQQSFASDDGNFGVFGLMSLVYSEAFLDAAV
- a CDS encoding response regulator; protein product: MTRILIVDDSPTEIHVLRKILEKAGYDIAVAESGEEGVQKARNDVPDLILMDVVMPGLNGFQATRQLSNDPQTARIPVIMVTTKDQPTDKVWASRQGAKGYLVKPVKEKELLKSVRSQLSG
- the pilG gene encoding twitching motility response regulator PilG, whose product is MATEDLAGVKVMIIDDSKTIRKTAEMLLRKQGCEVITATDGFEALSKIAEHKPDLIFVDIMMPRLDGYQTCALIKNNREFRGTPVIMLSSKDSIFDKARGRIVGSEQYLTKPFSKDDLLSAIREYLKR
- a CDS encoding methyl-accepting chemotaxis protein gives rise to the protein MKVSTGGDKLTIFLVVVLVALIAVVGVAAVYITIQAKHESEYLSIASEQQLLSQRMATLSLEAASGTSAAFDQLRQERDTFDALQDKMKKGDQGAGLSAAPAEIRSQVNAVDGDWQTYRRSINAILDGQETISTVAEYVEIIRETVPFLLETSDEVVSVLVENKAPQQQIYIAARQLMIAQRMENSLNRVLAGTEASATAAEDFGADARLFGQVLEGFANGSEELGIRKLTNASAREALREVAVAYAVVKEQAEGIIESAAGLDQSNIAASSIESQGALMLGTTQSLEAAIRSYGSRLDLLTNVAGALAAASLVILLLISWRLVRGARIRAEVSAGQNNRNQQAILRLLDEMATLADGDLTARATVTEDITGAIADSVNFSIDALRNLVATINDSSERVSRSAERTQKITSNLSEASNTQAREIAAASAAVVDMADSIEQVSRNAGSSAEVAQRAVDYAHGGTSAVSRTIDGMGTIREQIQETSKRIKRLGESSQEIGDIVGLINEIADQTNILALNAAIQAATAGEAGRGFAVVADEVQRLAERAGNATKQIEVLVKTIQTDTNEAVISMEQSTANVVAGAKLAEDAGESLQQIERVSTELSDLIQSISQSARQQATSAANITNTMNVIQEITMQTSAGTNETSESVGVLTKLSTDLKASVAGFKLPESEEADMRILAEESPMEVDEHGTEHLVPRRVPA